A region of Gammaproteobacteria bacterium DNA encodes the following proteins:
- a CDS encoding FAD-binding protein — MKGSTVEARLLDQLRRILPAEAVIADEESLRAYECDGLSAYRALPGVVVLPDTIAQVQQILCLCHQRHIPVVARGAGTGLSGGALPIPDGLVLSLTKFTSVLNVDPVNRTVRVQPGVRNITISDVAAPYGLFYAPDPSSQIACTIGGNVAENSGGVHCLKYGLTVHNILALKIVTIEGDLLSIGNNALDAPGYDLLAILTGSEGMLGVIVEVTVKLRPKPQDARVALAAFDQVDTAGTAVADIIASGIIPAGLEMMDKAAVHAAEAFVQAGYPTEAEAILLCELDGAPDEVTEEMQHVQEVLMRSGATHIQVARDEEERQRFWAGRKAAFPALGRIARDYYCMDGTIPRRCLSEVLTRISELSAEYGLRVVNVFHAGDGNLHPVILYDVNAPGELQKTEALGGKILEACVAAGGTVTGEHGVGVEKLNQMCVQFSADELTQFHAIKRAFDPPGLLNPGKAVPTLRRCAEFGAMHVHDGELPFPELERF, encoded by the coding sequence ATGAAGGGATCGACAGTGGAAGCGCGTTTACTGGACCAGCTCCGTCGGATATTACCCGCCGAGGCCGTGATCGCGGATGAGGAGTCGCTCCGGGCCTACGAATGCGATGGCCTCTCGGCGTATCGCGCGTTACCGGGAGTCGTGGTTCTGCCGGATACCATTGCCCAGGTGCAACAGATCCTGTGCCTTTGTCACCAACGACACATCCCGGTAGTCGCACGGGGGGCGGGTACGGGTCTATCGGGTGGTGCGCTGCCGATACCTGACGGACTGGTACTGAGCCTCACCAAGTTCACGAGCGTCCTGAATGTCGACCCGGTTAATCGGACGGTCAGGGTTCAGCCGGGGGTGCGGAACATCACCATTTCCGACGTGGCTGCGCCATATGGTTTGTTCTATGCGCCGGATCCCTCTTCTCAGATCGCCTGTACCATCGGTGGCAACGTAGCAGAGAATTCCGGCGGCGTGCACTGTTTGAAATACGGCCTAACGGTTCACAACATTCTCGCATTGAAGATTGTGACGATCGAAGGCGATTTGCTCTCTATTGGAAACAATGCGCTGGATGCGCCGGGCTATGATCTGCTTGCAATTCTAACCGGCTCAGAAGGCATGTTGGGCGTGATTGTTGAGGTTACAGTGAAGCTCCGACCCAAACCGCAAGATGCCCGGGTCGCATTGGCGGCTTTCGATCAAGTTGACACGGCAGGCACAGCAGTAGCCGATATCATTGCAAGCGGAATCATCCCAGCGGGCCTTGAGATGATGGACAAGGCAGCGGTACATGCCGCTGAAGCTTTCGTCCAGGCTGGATATCCTACCGAAGCCGAGGCGATCTTACTGTGTGAACTGGACGGCGCGCCCGATGAAGTGACGGAAGAAATGCAGCATGTTCAGGAGGTGCTGATGCGATCAGGTGCGACCCACATTCAGGTCGCCCGTGATGAGGAAGAACGTCAAAGATTCTGGGCTGGTCGCAAAGCCGCGTTTCCCGCACTCGGCCGTATCGCTCGGGATTATTATTGTATGGACGGCACGATCCCGAGACGCTGTCTTTCGGAGGTACTCACGCGCATCAGTGAGCTCTCGGCTGAGTATGGGCTCCGGGTCGTCAATGTCTTCCACGCCGGGGACGGCAATCTTCATCCGGTGATTCTCTATGACGTCAATGCCCCCGGTGAACTACAAAAGACTGAGGCGCTTGGCGGGAAGATCTTGGAGGCCTGCGTCGCAGCCGGTGGCACCGTGACGGGAGAACACGGGGTCGGTGTTGAGAAGTTGAATCAGATGTGCGTGCAATTTAGTGCCGATGAATTGACCCAATTTCACGCCATCAAACGGGCCTTCGATCCACCGGGGCTACTTAATCCGGGCAAAGCTGTGCCGACCTTACGGCGCTGCGCTGAGTTTGGCGCGATGCACGTACATGACGGCGAGCTCCCGTTTCCTGAGCTCGAGCGGTTTTAG
- the glcE gene encoding glycolate oxidase subunit GlcE, which translates to MRRLKAVPLPKADQSLQDLAEVVSEAYVAGKPLRISGGGTKTFYGREGGSGEVLDVRPHKGIISYEPSELVITARAGTPLNEIEEALAEGGQMLAFEPPHFGEGATLGGTVACALSGPRRPYAGPLRDFVLGIRCLTGTGKATHFGGQVMKNVAGYDVSRLFAGALGTLGVLLEVSLKVVPTPKVERTLRCQASMKEAITWMNRWAGEALPLSGAACDGTHLTIRLSGNASAVESAHQRLGLPEMPDSGGYWQALRELALPFFADDAPLWRLSVPPATSPLDLPGRWLLDWGGAQRWLVTSAPAESVRTLAHKVGGHATLFRGGDRAGEVFQPLAPPLAVLHRRLKTAFDPRGILNPGRMYRDM; encoded by the coding sequence TTGCGCCGCCTAAAAGCCGTACCCTTGCCAAAAGCCGATCAGAGCCTCCAGGACCTTGCCGAGGTTGTCAGTGAAGCCTATGTTGCGGGTAAACCGCTTAGGATCAGCGGTGGGGGGACCAAGACGTTCTATGGGCGGGAAGGCGGGTCTGGCGAGGTCCTTGATGTCAGACCCCATAAGGGCATCATCTCCTACGAGCCCAGTGAGCTGGTGATTACGGCCCGAGCCGGGACGCCGCTCAATGAGATTGAGGAGGCCCTTGCCGAAGGCGGTCAGATGTTGGCCTTCGAGCCCCCCCATTTTGGTGAGGGGGCTACCTTAGGGGGGACCGTTGCCTGCGCCCTATCCGGCCCTCGGCGCCCCTACGCAGGGCCGCTGAGGGACTTTGTACTGGGTATCCGGTGCCTGACAGGGACGGGGAAGGCCACGCACTTCGGTGGGCAGGTGATGAAAAACGTCGCCGGTTATGACGTCTCGCGGCTCTTTGCTGGTGCGCTGGGGACGCTAGGAGTGTTGCTCGAGGTCTCCCTCAAGGTGGTGCCTACGCCGAAGGTCGAGCGGACGCTCCGATGTCAGGCGTCGATGAAAGAGGCCATCACCTGGATGAATCGCTGGGCAGGCGAGGCACTGCCGCTGTCGGGTGCCGCTTGCGACGGCACCCATCTCACGATACGCTTGTCTGGTAACGCCAGCGCCGTCGAATCCGCCCATCAGCGGCTGGGTTTGCCGGAAATGCCGGATTCCGGGGGCTACTGGCAGGCGCTCAGAGAGCTGGCGCTGCCTTTTTTTGCTGATGATGCCCCGTTGTGGCGCTTGTCTGTACCGCCCGCAACCAGCCCCCTGGATCTGCCAGGCCGATGGCTCTTGGATTGGGGTGGGGCGCAGCGCTGGCTGGTGACGTCGGCGCCGGCTGAGTCAGTGCGTACCCTGGCGCACAAGGTCGGCGGGCATGCCACGCTATTTCGTGGTGGTGACCGAGCCGGTGAGGTGTTTCAGCCGCTGGCGCCTCCGTTAGCTGTGCTGCATCGCCGTCTCAAGACGGCATTTGACCCCCGTGGGATCTTAAATCCCGGGCGTATGTACCGCGACATGTAG
- the glcF gene encoding glycolate oxidase subunit GlcF: MQTALASEFKDTPDGWEADTILRTCVHCGFCTATCPTYQLLGDELDGPRGRIYLIKGLLEGKEAGRATQVHLDRCLTCRACETTCPSGVAFSRLLDIGRKHIEAKVQRPPLERLTRYLLRKTLPYPGRFDSVLRLAQWLRPLMPSSLKRAIPAKTRALPWPQGDHRRKMLLFEGCVQPALAPNTNRAAARVLDRLGILAVRATAAGCCGAISHHMAAGDEAQGLARRNIDAWWPHIQEGAEAIVCTASGCGAMIKDYAQILRKDPNYADKAAQIATMAMDPCEVLGELDLNALTIRPDIPKRLAFHSPCTLQHAQQLNGITEALLRRLGFELTRVPDSHLCCGSAGVYSLLQRPLARRLLHNKVEALQADQPALIATANIGCQMYIQQAADVPIRHWIELLDPQQ, translated from the coding sequence ATGCAGACGGCACTCGCAAGCGAGTTCAAAGACACGCCCGATGGGTGGGAAGCGGACACGATATTGCGAACCTGTGTCCACTGCGGGTTTTGCACGGCAACCTGCCCAACCTACCAGTTACTTGGGGACGAGCTGGATGGACCGCGAGGACGTATCTACCTCATCAAGGGCTTGTTGGAAGGCAAAGAAGCGGGCCGCGCCACCCAGGTTCACCTGGACCGCTGCCTGACCTGCCGAGCCTGTGAGACGACCTGTCCATCGGGTGTTGCGTTCTCGCGTCTCCTTGACATCGGTCGAAAGCACATCGAAGCGAAGGTCCAACGACCACCCTTAGAGCGGCTCACGCGCTACCTTTTGCGAAAGACCCTTCCCTATCCGGGGCGCTTTGACTCCGTGTTACGCCTTGCTCAGTGGCTCCGCCCGCTGATGCCTTCAAGCCTCAAACGCGCCATCCCGGCAAAGACGCGTGCACTTCCTTGGCCACAAGGCGATCATCGCCGAAAGATGCTGCTGTTTGAGGGTTGTGTGCAGCCGGCCCTTGCGCCCAATACCAACAGAGCCGCCGCGCGCGTCCTTGATCGGCTTGGGATTCTTGCGGTCAGGGCAACCGCCGCCGGCTGCTGTGGGGCGATTAGCCACCATATGGCAGCGGGCGACGAGGCACAGGGGTTAGCGCGTCGAAACATCGACGCGTGGTGGCCCCATATCCAGGAAGGGGCCGAGGCGATTGTGTGCACGGCGAGTGGCTGTGGCGCGATGATTAAAGACTATGCACAGATCTTGCGCAAGGACCCAAATTATGCGGATAAGGCCGCACAGATCGCCACGATGGCAATGGATCCCTGTGAGGTATTGGGCGAGCTTGATCTCAATGCCCTGACGATTCGCCCGGATATCCCGAAGCGCCTCGCCTTTCATTCCCCCTGTACACTGCAGCACGCGCAACAGCTAAACGGCATAACTGAGGCGCTCTTGAGGCGGCTCGGTTTTGAACTGACGCGGGTTCCCGACAGCCATCTCTGCTGTGGTTCGGCCGGAGTATACTCGCTGCTGCAAAGGCCCTTGGCCCGAAGACTCCTACACAACAAGGTTGAGGCGCTGCAGGCTGATCAACCTGCGCTCATTGCAACCGCCAACATCGGTTGTCAGATGTATATACAGCAGGCGGCAGACGTGCCGATCCGTCACTGGATCGAATTACTGGACCCGCAGCAGTAG
- a CDS encoding VacJ family lipoprotein: MNGQQGPRSVTICLWLMILFLLGSGASAESTASEAAEADMPKAAAMDVEATEEDAASSNDPLEYSFNRPSYNFNDALDRAILKPIAKGYVAITPQLLRTGITNVYENFAYLNVILNDILQGKVDQTGSDVARFIFNTTLGIGGIVDVGTAIGLPRHEEDFGQTLAKWGSGEGDYLVIPFLGPSTPRDVPDYGTSLLTNPLFYFSIANVILIPVAAVGIINKRANLLDATRLRDQAAIDPYTFTREAYRQRRTFLIYDGHPPAEDYDIEKFIDDELELEDEEFDDILLIE; the protein is encoded by the coding sequence ATGAACGGCCAACAAGGACCCCGAAGCGTTACGATCTGTCTTTGGCTCATGATCCTCTTCCTGCTTGGAAGCGGGGCAAGTGCCGAATCCACCGCTTCCGAAGCGGCGGAGGCAGATATGCCGAAAGCCGCAGCGATGGACGTGGAAGCGACAGAAGAAGACGCTGCTTCAAGCAACGATCCGCTCGAATATTCGTTCAACAGGCCATCGTACAATTTTAATGATGCCCTCGATAGAGCCATTCTTAAACCCATCGCCAAGGGTTATGTCGCGATCACGCCCCAGCTGCTCCGCACCGGCATAACCAACGTCTACGAGAATTTTGCCTATCTTAACGTTATCCTCAATGACATCCTTCAGGGCAAGGTCGATCAGACGGGCAGCGATGTAGCACGCTTTATCTTTAATACGACGCTGGGCATTGGCGGGATCGTTGACGTTGGAACGGCCATCGGGCTGCCAAGGCACGAAGAGGACTTTGGGCAAACCCTGGCCAAATGGGGTTCGGGCGAAGGGGACTATCTCGTGATCCCATTTCTCGGTCCAAGTACGCCCCGTGACGTGCCGGACTATGGCACGAGCCTCCTAACCAACCCGTTATTCTACTTTTCCATTGCCAACGTTATTCTGATCCCCGTCGCCGCAGTGGGCATCATCAACAAACGGGCGAACCTTCTGGACGCCACCCGCCTGCGCGATCAGGCCGCGATTGATCCCTATACCTTCACGCGAGAAGCCTATCGTCAGCGCCGCACTTTCTTGATCTACGATGGTCACCCGCCAGCGGAAGATTATGATATTGAGAAATTCATCGACGACGAACTAGAGCTAGAAGACGAGGAATTTGACGATATTCTTCTGATTGAATAG
- a CDS encoding ABC transporter substrate-binding protein, whose translation MRHVFNALLVVLLSMSLVSASSKAAPESGASELVDRFQSTLLDVMQNADQLGYSGRYEQLKPVFISSFDVPYISRLVLGRYWKTLDRDQKTEFIKTFIGYGIAAAASLFDEYNEETFRPANVERLESGRVVIRTELVKADGEIVHLDYLLHEKNGRWYILNVIANGVSDLSLKRAEYTAVIRDQGFDALLAEIREKTAEYDKIAAN comes from the coding sequence ATGAGACACGTGTTCAATGCTCTGCTGGTTGTGCTTCTCTCGATGTCGTTGGTATCCGCATCATCGAAGGCTGCTCCTGAGTCGGGGGCCAGTGAGCTCGTCGACCGGTTCCAGTCCACCCTACTCGATGTCATGCAGAATGCTGACCAGCTCGGCTATAGCGGACGTTATGAGCAGCTTAAGCCGGTTTTCATCTCAAGCTTCGACGTGCCGTACATCAGCAGACTGGTCTTGGGCAGGTACTGGAAGACACTCGATCGTGACCAAAAGACCGAATTCATAAAGACCTTCATTGGTTACGGTATCGCTGCAGCGGCCTCCCTATTCGATGAATACAACGAAGAAACATTCCGGCCCGCGAATGTAGAACGACTAGAGAGCGGGCGTGTCGTTATAAGAACCGAACTAGTGAAGGCGGACGGAGAGATCGTGCATCTCGATTATCTCCTCCACGAAAAAAACGGGCGGTGGTACATCCTCAATGTGATTGCCAACGGCGTAAGCGACCTGTCATTGAAGCGCGCCGAATACACCGCCGTCATAAGAGATCAGGGTTTTGATGCGCTCTTAGCCGAGATAAGGGAGAAGACAGCCGAGTACGATAAAATTGCGGCAAACTGA
- a CDS encoding glycosyltransferase → MTWLYLVLPGALIWLGILALPWRPWSTKESLDANPEGKPDLSRITALIPARNEASVIEATLPALARQGNNLRIILIDDQSNDSTANVARRLHLENLEVVSGKPMPSGWSGKLWALEQGRAYVNTDVTLLLDADIELKPGILATLQQKLEAEDLQAISLMAQLRMVGFWEKLLMPAFIYFFKLLYPFRLSNSPAHAVAAAAGGCILLRTSMLDKIGGFHALKDQLIDDCALAQCIKAQGGHTWIGLTHSVRSIRSYERLRSVWNTVARTAFTQLRYSNGLLVLCTLMLLAAFTLPMAGVFFASDGVRALSALTLAAMALSYVPTLKYYGLSSAWAVWLPVIGMLYLAMTWTSAIRHWAGEGSRWKGRTYADAADNG, encoded by the coding sequence ATGACGTGGCTCTACCTGGTATTACCGGGGGCGCTGATCTGGTTAGGCATCCTGGCGTTGCCATGGCGACCATGGAGCACTAAAGAGTCATTGGATGCAAATCCCGAAGGCAAACCTGATCTAAGTCGCATCACCGCACTCATCCCGGCACGGAATGAGGCCAGCGTCATTGAGGCCACACTGCCTGCGCTCGCCCGGCAAGGAAACAATCTCCGGATCATTCTGATCGACGATCAGTCCAACGACAGTACCGCCAACGTCGCGCGCAGGCTTCATCTGGAGAATCTCGAAGTTGTTTCCGGAAAGCCGATGCCATCCGGCTGGAGTGGCAAGCTCTGGGCGCTGGAGCAAGGACGGGCGTACGTCAACACGGACGTGACGCTGCTATTGGATGCCGATATTGAACTGAAACCCGGCATTCTCGCAACACTTCAACAAAAACTGGAGGCAGAGGATCTACAGGCCATTTCGCTCATGGCACAATTACGAATGGTGGGATTCTGGGAAAAGCTCTTGATGCCGGCCTTCATCTACTTTTTCAAACTGTTGTATCCCTTCCGTTTGTCAAACTCTCCGGCACACGCCGTTGCCGCCGCAGCAGGTGGATGCATACTGCTTCGCACAAGCATGCTCGATAAGATTGGCGGGTTTCATGCGCTAAAAGATCAATTGATCGATGATTGTGCTCTGGCGCAATGCATCAAGGCGCAAGGAGGTCACACCTGGATAGGGCTTACCCATTCGGTCCGGAGCATTCGTTCCTATGAGCGCCTTCGGAGCGTCTGGAATACCGTAGCCCGCACCGCCTTTACCCAGCTCCGCTATTCCAATGGGCTGCTGGTATTATGTACCCTGATGCTCCTGGCGGCCTTCACCCTCCCCATGGCGGGCGTGTTTTTTGCCTCAGACGGCGTACGAGCGCTTTCCGCCCTCACATTGGCCGCCATGGCGTTGAGCTATGTGCCGACGCTCAAGTATTACGGCTTGTCCAGCGCGTGGGCCGTTTGGTTGCCCGTGATTGGCATGCTCTACCTGGCGATGACCTGGACTTCAGCGATTCGCCACTGGGCTGGCGAAGGATCCCGTTGGAAAGGCCGCACCTATGCAGACGCTGCCGATAATGGATGA
- the hpnH gene encoding adenosyl-hopene transferase HpnH — protein MSVPLFQQYRVGKYIVWQKLRGVKRYPLVLMLEPLFRCNLACAGCGKIDYPDEILNKRLSYEECMDAVDECGAPIVSIPGGEPLIHKEMPKIVEGCIKRKKFVYLCTNALLLEKRIDDYTPSPYLTFSIHLDGNRERHDTSVCREGVFDKVIEAIRKVSEKGFRVTINCTLFQREQADEVAEFLDFAMGLGVEGVTISPGYSYERAPKQDVFLKRKTSNQLFRDIFRLGKGRKWRFNQSSLYLDFLAGNQAYQCTPWGNPTRNVFGWQKPCYLLVGEGYAPTFEKLMEETDWEHYGTGRNPKCADCMVHCGYEPTAVNDTFASPLKALWIALRGPRTEGPLAPEPLVTYNDAPLPQPILIAERESSKTCTNRQVA, from the coding sequence ATGAGTGTCCCATTATTCCAGCAGTATCGTGTAGGCAAATACATCGTTTGGCAAAAGCTCCGTGGGGTAAAGCGCTATCCCCTAGTGCTTATGCTTGAACCTCTTTTTCGCTGCAATCTCGCATGCGCAGGTTGTGGAAAGATCGATTACCCCGACGAGATCCTGAACAAGCGTCTGAGCTATGAAGAATGTATGGACGCTGTGGATGAGTGCGGTGCCCCTATTGTGTCGATTCCCGGCGGTGAACCACTTATTCACAAGGAGATGCCTAAGATTGTAGAAGGTTGCATTAAGCGCAAAAAATTCGTCTATCTCTGCACTAACGCGTTGCTTCTTGAGAAGCGCATAGATGACTACACCCCGTCTCCTTATCTCACGTTCTCGATCCATCTCGATGGCAATCGCGAACGGCACGACACATCTGTATGTCGAGAAGGCGTTTTTGACAAGGTTATAGAAGCAATTAGAAAGGTAAGTGAAAAAGGCTTTCGAGTGACCATAAACTGCACGCTATTTCAAAGGGAACAAGCTGACGAGGTCGCAGAATTTCTTGACTTCGCTATGGGTCTCGGGGTGGAAGGCGTAACCATTTCACCTGGTTATAGTTACGAGCGTGCGCCAAAACAGGATGTGTTTCTAAAACGAAAGACCAGCAACCAACTTTTTCGCGATATCTTCCGGCTTGGCAAGGGTCGCAAATGGCGTTTCAACCAGTCATCCCTGTATCTCGATTTTCTTGCGGGTAACCAAGCCTATCAGTGCACACCATGGGGCAACCCGACGCGCAATGTATTTGGCTGGCAGAAGCCGTGTTACTTACTGGTAGGCGAAGGCTATGCGCCAACGTTTGAGAAACTAATGGAAGAGACGGACTGGGAACACTACGGCACGGGCCGCAACCCGAAGTGCGCAGATTGCATGGTCCACTGCGGCTATGAACCTACAGCGGTCAACGATACTTTTGCTAGCCCCTTGAAGGCACTATGGATCGCTCTTCGTGGGCCACGTACTGAAGGGCCCTTGGCTCCAGAGCCTCTGGTCACCTACAACGACGCCCCCTTACCCCAACCGATATTGATCGCAGAACGCGAGTCAAGCAAGACCTGCACGAATCGGCAGGTCGCGTGA
- the dxs gene encoding 1-deoxy-D-xylulose-5-phosphate synthase, whose translation MSNDHQYKMLDSIKGPEDLRRLSESELVPLADELRNFLLASVSQSGGHFAAGLGTVELTIALHYVFNTPEDRLVWDVGHQAYPHKVLTGRRERMHTIRKWGGLAPFPKRNESHFDTFGTGHSSTSISAALGMAIAAARLDVDRKVVAVIGDGGMTAGMAFEALNHAGDLGTNLLVVLNDNDMSISPNVGALSNYFAKVLSGKLYSTVREGSKKALAKMPSVWELARRAEEHFKGLIIPGTLFEELGFNYIGPIDGHDLPTLVTTLKNLSSLKGPQMLHVVTRKGKGYAPAEADPVKYHGVTPFDPKTGIVPSKSKSKPTYSKIFGDWICDMARIDERLVAITPAMREGSGLVRFAKEFPERYFDVGIAEQHSVTVAAGMVCDGLKPVVAIYSTFLQRAYDQVIHDIINQKLPVMFAIDRAGLVGADGPTHNGSFDLTYLRCLPDMVVMAPSDENECRQMLYTAFLLDQPSAVRYPRGSGPGASVEWDMTALPIGKAELRREGSGIAILAFGTMVSPALEVAEELDATVVNMRFVKPLDEDMILNMTARHDLLVTIEENVIAGGAGSGVNECLAAHGACHPVINYGLPDRLIQHGSRDDMLANAELTSEAILRFIQDCVHKDEKRRPARSARVARFVR comes from the coding sequence ATGAGCAACGACCATCAGTATAAGATGCTTGATTCAATCAAGGGTCCCGAGGATCTCCGTCGCCTTTCTGAATCTGAACTCGTGCCTCTGGCGGATGAACTGCGTAATTTTCTGCTCGCGTCTGTAAGCCAAAGTGGCGGGCATTTTGCTGCCGGCCTCGGTACAGTAGAGCTGACCATTGCGTTGCACTATGTCTTTAATACCCCGGAGGATCGGCTGGTCTGGGATGTAGGCCACCAAGCTTATCCGCATAAGGTTTTGACGGGACGGCGCGAGCGTATGCACACAATACGGAAGTGGGGAGGACTGGCCCCATTTCCAAAACGAAACGAAAGCCACTTCGATACTTTTGGCACCGGCCATTCCAGCACCTCGATTAGCGCTGCCTTGGGCATGGCCATTGCGGCGGCACGTCTAGATGTTGACCGCAAAGTCGTGGCCGTAATCGGCGATGGCGGTATGACTGCCGGAATGGCCTTTGAGGCGCTCAACCATGCTGGCGATCTTGGAACGAACTTGCTCGTCGTCCTCAATGACAATGACATGTCGATCTCTCCTAATGTTGGCGCGCTGTCTAATTACTTCGCGAAAGTGCTGTCAGGCAAACTCTACTCGACTGTCCGTGAAGGCAGTAAGAAAGCGCTAGCCAAGATGCCTTCTGTTTGGGAACTCGCGCGGCGGGCCGAAGAGCATTTCAAAGGCTTAATTATTCCAGGGACGCTATTTGAAGAGTTGGGATTCAATTATATCGGTCCGATCGATGGGCACGATTTGCCTACGCTTGTGACCACACTGAAGAATCTCAGTTCCCTGAAAGGACCGCAAATGCTTCACGTTGTCACACGCAAGGGTAAAGGTTACGCGCCGGCTGAAGCGGATCCCGTTAAATATCATGGCGTCACTCCATTTGATCCGAAAACGGGTATTGTCCCCTCAAAGTCCAAGTCTAAGCCCACGTACAGCAAGATCTTTGGTGATTGGATTTGCGATATGGCGCGAATTGATGAGCGTTTAGTGGCGATTACGCCCGCCATGCGCGAGGGTTCGGGGCTGGTAAGATTCGCTAAAGAATTTCCGGAGCGTTACTTTGATGTCGGGATTGCCGAACAGCATAGTGTGACCGTTGCAGCCGGGATGGTGTGTGACGGCCTGAAGCCCGTCGTGGCCATTTATTCAACGTTCCTGCAGCGCGCTTACGATCAGGTCATACATGACATCATAAATCAGAAGCTGCCTGTCATGTTTGCGATCGACCGGGCGGGCCTGGTCGGTGCCGATGGGCCAACCCACAACGGCAGCTTTGATCTGACGTATCTACGTTGCTTGCCTGACATGGTGGTCATGGCGCCTTCCGATGAGAACGAGTGTCGCCAGATGCTGTACACGGCCTTTCTGCTGGACCAGCCGAGTGCGGTACGCTATCCTCGCGGTAGCGGCCCGGGCGCTTCTGTGGAGTGGGATATGACGGCGCTACCCATCGGCAAGGCGGAGTTACGTCGCGAGGGCAGCGGCATTGCGATCCTTGCCTTCGGCACGATGGTGAGTCCCGCACTCGAAGTTGCCGAGGAACTGGATGCGACGGTGGTCAACATGCGGTTTGTCAAGCCGCTGGACGAAGACATGATCTTGAACATGACCGCGCGGCATGATTTGTTGGTGACGATAGAAGAAAATGTCATAGCAGGGGGCGCCGGTAGCGGGGTTAACGAGTGCCTAGCCGCCCACGGTGCCTGCCATCCGGTGATTAACTATGGTCTACCCGATCGCCTCATCCAGCACGGATCACGTGACGATATGTTGGCGAATGCGGAACTGACCTCCGAGGCGATCTTACGTTTCATACAGGATTGTGTGCATAAAGACGAAAAACGCCGTCCGGCACGAAGCGCCAGAGTTGCCCGCTTCGTCCGCTAG
- a CDS encoding 2-aminoethylphosphonate aminotransferase, translating into MILLTPGPVNLSERVRQALQRPDLSHRESEFFALQDQIRQALLRVYGLSPQAFATVLLTGSGTAAMEAMITSLVPQEGRVLILENGVYGERLCEIASIHQIDHMRFAHPWGESIDLAALSRGLAETNGFTHVAVVHHETTTGRLNNLTAIGELCRGRGIPLLVDAVSSFGAEALDFEALDIAGCAATANKCLHGVPGASFVIVRRNALLGVNGPRRSLYLDLERYCRAQDTGDTPYTQSVQAFYALAEALGEFEDEGGWRARHARYKTLAETVRSGLEDLGIVPLLPEKVSSVVLNAFYLPEGIDYDTFHDALKERGFVVYAGQGEFARRIFRVSPMGAITHEDMGRFLSAVECAMAEHGGPLGKPGAVDAAAD; encoded by the coding sequence ATGATCCTGTTGACACCGGGCCCAGTGAACCTCAGCGAGCGTGTTCGCCAGGCCTTACAGCGTCCTGATCTGTCTCACCGGGAATCGGAGTTCTTCGCATTGCAGGACCAGATCCGCCAAGCCCTGCTGCGGGTCTATGGGCTCTCGCCCCAGGCATTTGCAACAGTCCTCTTAACAGGCTCCGGCACGGCGGCAATGGAGGCGATGATAACGAGCTTGGTTCCACAAGAGGGCCGGGTCCTGATCCTGGAGAACGGTGTCTACGGTGAGCGGCTTTGTGAGATCGCTTCGATCCATCAGATTGACCACATGCGCTTCGCCCATCCGTGGGGCGAGAGCATTGACCTTGCTGCGCTTTCGCGAGGCCTCGCCGAGACCAACGGGTTCACGCACGTGGCGGTCGTCCATCACGAGACAACCACGGGGCGGTTGAATAACCTCACCGCGATAGGCGAATTGTGTCGCGGGCGGGGCATCCCATTACTTGTGGATGCCGTCAGCAGCTTTGGCGCGGAGGCGTTGGACTTCGAGGCGTTGGATATCGCAGGCTGCGCGGCAACAGCGAACAAATGCCTCCACGGCGTCCCGGGCGCGTCGTTTGTGATCGTGCGCCGGAATGCGTTGCTTGGTGTGAATGGCCCCCGGCGCAGCCTCTATCTCGATCTGGAACGCTACTGCCGGGCACAGGATACAGGCGACACACCCTACACCCAATCGGTACAGGCGTTCTATGCACTGGCCGAGGCGCTCGGCGAGTTCGAAGACGAAGGGGGATGGCGCGCCAGACACGCTAGGTACAAAACGCTCGCAGAGACGGTCCGCAGCGGCCTTGAGGACTTAGGAATAGTCCCCCTCTTACCTGAAAAGGTCTCATCGGTTGTCCTAAATGCCTTTTATCTCCCCGAAGGAATAGACTACGACACTTTTCACGATGCCTTAAAAGAGCGCGGTTTTGTCGTCTATGCTGGCCAAGGAGAATTCGCTCGCCGTATATTCCGCGTCTCCCCGATGGGTGCAATCACCCACGAGGACATGGGACGTTTTCTCTCGGCCGTTGAATGCGCGATGGCAGAACATGGGGGGCCTCTTGGAAAGCCGGGCGCAGTCGATGCCGCCGCCGATTGA